One window from the genome of Micromonospora aurantiaca ATCC 27029 encodes:
- a CDS encoding type II toxin-antitoxin system PemK/MazF family toxin, translating to MAGLLKNVASRLGRITRVVPAPARTGGPIPAQVARRRQVSALQRRELSYAPEPDGQADPGEIVWTWVPYEDDPRQGKDRPVLVVGRHSRTLFGLMLSSQSDRDGQRHWLALGPGEWDRDSRPSWVRLDRVLTMREDSIRREGAVLDRPRFDRVGQALRAGYGWR from the coding sequence GTGGCAGGTCTGTTGAAGAACGTGGCGTCGCGGCTCGGCCGGATCACCCGGGTCGTGCCCGCCCCGGCCCGCACCGGCGGGCCGATCCCGGCGCAGGTCGCGCGCCGCCGCCAGGTCAGCGCGTTGCAGCGCCGCGAGTTGTCGTACGCCCCGGAGCCGGACGGGCAGGCCGACCCGGGCGAGATCGTGTGGACCTGGGTGCCCTACGAGGACGATCCCCGCCAGGGCAAGGACCGTCCGGTGCTGGTGGTGGGGCGGCACAGCCGCACGCTGTTCGGGCTGATGCTGTCCAGCCAGAGCGACCGGGACGGCCAGCGGCACTGGCTGGCGCTCGGCCCGGGGGAGTGGGACCGGGACAGTCGGCCGAGCTGGGTACGCCTGGACCGGGTGCTCACCATGCGCGAGGACAGCATCCGCCGCGAGGGTGCGGTGCTGGACCGGCCGCGGTTCGACCGGGTCGGGCAGGCGTTGCGCGCCGGCTACGGCTGGCGCTGA
- a CDS encoding GGDEF domain-containing protein, with protein MADPMTIASGISAAGALVSAWQLRRRALRAEAEIELLQAELAAERHAASHDPLTGLPNRRAFFRLAAALLTDPAGQPLVAVVLDLDNFKQVNDRYGHAAGDQVLVSVAQRLAAFAGPNLVARLGGDEFAGLLASPTADRRWIEHATRRLCEALAAPIPLGARSIQVTASVGLAPVHCPTQLTDALCRADAAMYEAKTLGAARPARQLVAEC; from the coding sequence TTGGCGGATCCGATGACCATCGCCTCCGGCATCTCCGCGGCGGGCGCGCTCGTCTCCGCCTGGCAGTTACGCCGCCGCGCGCTGCGCGCCGAAGCCGAGATCGAGCTGCTCCAGGCTGAGCTGGCCGCCGAGCGGCACGCCGCCAGCCACGATCCGCTCACCGGGCTGCCGAACCGCCGCGCGTTCTTCCGGCTGGCCGCCGCCCTGCTCACCGACCCTGCCGGGCAGCCACTCGTCGCGGTGGTGCTCGACCTGGACAACTTCAAGCAGGTCAACGACCGCTACGGGCACGCCGCCGGAGACCAGGTGCTGGTCAGCGTGGCGCAGCGGCTCGCCGCGTTCGCCGGCCCCAACCTGGTGGCCCGGCTCGGCGGCGACGAGTTCGCCGGTCTGCTGGCCAGCCCGACCGCGGACCGCCGGTGGATCGAGCACGCCACCCGGCGGCTCTGCGAGGCGCTCGCCGCGCCGATCCCGCTGGGCGCGCGCAGCATCCAGGTCACCGCCTCGGTCGGGCTCGCGCCGGTGCACTGCCCCACCCAGCTCACCGACGCGCTCTGCCGCGCCGACGCGGCCATGTACGAGGCGAAGACGCTCGGCGCCGCCCGTCCGGCCCGCCAGCTCGTCGCGGAGTGCTGA
- a CDS encoding DUF397 domain-containing protein, with protein sequence MQQPPNGVPVTELPPMRWLKSRRSNPSGNCVELAELPGGGGIAVRNSRHPEGPALIYTVDEIAAFVLGARDGDFDHLIPPSRTRD encoded by the coding sequence ATGCAGCAACCCCCGAACGGCGTGCCCGTGACCGAGTTGCCACCGATGCGCTGGTTGAAGAGCCGCCGCAGCAACCCCAGCGGCAACTGCGTCGAACTGGCCGAGTTGCCCGGCGGTGGCGGCATCGCGGTCCGCAACTCCCGGCACCCCGAGGGTCCGGCACTGATCTACACAGTGGACGAGATCGCCGCGTTCGTGCTCGGCGCCCGGGACGGCGACTTCGACCACCTGATCCCGCCGTCCCGTACACGGGACTGA